A portion of the Candidatus Flexicrinis proximus genome contains these proteins:
- a CDS encoding AAA family ATPase: MTKILSQTKIRFNQMADVWRDRGAFPGLGSALEALGVRLGTALSYDLITHNILNSSEDPWPLVDAMLRGEKKPPEPEIHQPSLNAARKTWLELNNDRRALIKLLSRFDMLPEQARRWFDPQKRREACDTYASDEEILANPYQIAELDLGQVGKPPVAVSTIDRGLLPDSTIAAKYPVPEPSRVSAHLDPRRVRSVFVHVLRNAAEAGDALLSEQELLSRIPQVHLPHPCEVTSDWIAGNQAALAHIVDCFPIQQNESRAVSVLQLTALKKREDGLRSILLSRAKREVMSSGEDWVSLLRQTLLVQPHPAALEEQALALERITTRRLSVLTGRAGTGKTSTLGALLRSPTINRGGVLLLAPTGKARVRLNRAVGQDVALTIAQFLYRQRGIRWCSAAAEA, from the coding sequence ATGACAAAGATCCTAAGTCAGACAAAGATCCGTTTCAACCAAATGGCAGATGTGTGGCGTGACCGTGGCGCGTTTCCGGGGCTCGGTTCTGCGCTAGAGGCGCTAGGTGTACGACTCGGGACCGCGCTCTCTTATGATCTCATTACGCACAATATACTGAATTCAAGCGAAGATCCTTGGCCACTAGTCGACGCGATGCTGCGCGGCGAAAAAAAACCACCAGAGCCAGAAATACACCAGCCATCGCTGAATGCTGCACGGAAGACATGGCTTGAACTAAATAATGATCGCCGAGCCCTGATTAAGTTGCTCTCTCGATTTGACATGCTGCCTGAACAGGCTAGACGCTGGTTCGATCCTCAAAAGCGGCGCGAAGCATGTGATACATACGCCAGTGATGAGGAGATTCTTGCGAATCCGTATCAGATTGCTGAACTCGACCTCGGGCAAGTCGGCAAACCGCCCGTCGCAGTAAGCACCATTGATCGAGGCTTGCTGCCAGATAGCACGATCGCTGCAAAGTATCCCGTGCCAGAGCCCAGTCGGGTCAGTGCGCACTTGGATCCTCGGCGTGTGCGCAGCGTTTTCGTTCACGTCCTTCGAAACGCGGCGGAGGCAGGGGATGCTCTCTTAAGTGAACAGGAATTGCTCAGCCGAATTCCCCAAGTTCACCTTCCGCACCCGTGCGAAGTCACTAGCGATTGGATAGCAGGGAATCAGGCAGCTCTCGCGCACATTGTGGATTGCTTTCCTATACAGCAGAACGAATCACGTGCGGTGAGTGTACTCCAGCTCACCGCACTGAAAAAGCGAGAGGATGGACTCAGAAGCATTCTCCTGAGCCGCGCGAAACGCGAAGTAATGTCTTCCGGCGAGGATTGGGTCAGTTTGTTGAGACAGACCTTGTTAGTCCAGCCTCATCCCGCCGCGTTGGAAGAACAAGCGCTAGCCTTGGAACGCATCACAACACGTCGCTTGTCTGTACTTACAGGGCGCGCAGGAACGGGCAAGACCTCGACTCTTGGTGCATTACTTCGTTCTCCAACGATAAACCGGGGTGGCGTCCTGCTTCTTGCACCGACCGGTAAAGCGCGCGTCCGCCTGAACCGTGCGGTCGGTCAAGATGTCGCGCTCACCATTGCTCAATTCCTGTATAGGCAAAGGGGCATACGATGGTGCTCAGCGGCGGCCGAAGCCTGA
- a CDS encoding AAA family ATPase: MSRSPLLNSCIGKGAYDGAQRRPKPDAQIKDKYAKEHTIVIDECSMLTMNDLAAILNVLDLGQVKHIILVGDPNQLPPIGVGRPFADICASLEAASESSDAETRKIADALGRLTIEVRTIQTGQPSDLLKLASWFTREQQPVDADDILSKLESNLPLNDLEYHFWQEPEQLYEKLFNLFQQHFGLENSEDYKGFNRARHEWGVWELSREFPNLVSSTNGTAWRLCSKPSHSKAVSR; the protein is encoded by the coding sequence ATGTCGCGCTCACCATTGCTCAATTCCTGTATAGGCAAAGGGGCATACGATGGTGCTCAGCGGCGGCCGAAGCCTGATGCACAAATCAAAGACAAATACGCGAAGGAACACACGATCGTTATCGACGAGTGTTCGATGCTGACGATGAACGACCTCGCTGCGATATTGAACGTCCTCGACCTCGGGCAGGTCAAGCACATCATTCTTGTAGGAGATCCGAACCAGCTGCCGCCAATCGGCGTGGGCCGTCCCTTCGCCGATATCTGCGCATCCTTGGAAGCGGCGAGTGAGTCGAGCGATGCGGAGACGCGAAAAATCGCTGACGCGCTTGGGCGGCTGACAATAGAGGTCCGGACAATCCAAACCGGTCAACCTTCGGACTTGCTCAAACTCGCGTCCTGGTTCACTCGTGAACAACAGCCTGTCGATGCAGACGATATTCTATCGAAACTTGAGAGCAATCTTCCCTTGAACGATTTGGAATACCACTTTTGGCAAGAACCGGAACAGCTCTACGAGAAGTTGTTCAATCTGTTTCAACAACACTTTGGGCTCGAGAACAGCGAGGATTACAAGGGATTTAATCGGGCTCGGCATGAATGGGGAGTATGGGAGCTTAGCAGAGAGTTTCCAAATCTTGTCTCCAGTACGAATGGAACCGCATGGCGTTTATGCTCTAAACCATCTCATTCAAAAGCAGTATCGCGGTAG